In Nocardia yunnanensis, one DNA window encodes the following:
- a CDS encoding metallophosphoesterase yields the protein MNDLILVQLTDTHLRAAGEQVLDAVDTHATLLRVLERLRTGGRRIDALLLSGDLTDNGAPEAYRRLRTAVEPVAAELGAQVLYVMGNHDERAAFGAELLDLTPPIDTALPHDRVFDVDGLRVIGLDTTTPGRHDGRLEPEQLAWLTERLRVPAARGSLLVLHHPPLPSAIPAAEFLKLRNADQLAEVIAGTDVRMIVCGHNHMTAASVLAGVPVWVGPALAYRIDAMAPAGRQQGFAGAGFTRLDVVGASIIATAVEAGPAARLYDKADTEVQERLAALAAEAG from the coding sequence ATGAACGATCTCATTCTCGTCCAGCTCACCGACACCCACCTGCGCGCCGCCGGTGAGCAGGTCCTCGACGCCGTCGACACCCACGCCACCCTGCTGCGGGTGCTGGAGCGGCTGCGCACCGGCGGCCGGCGCATCGACGCGCTGCTGCTGTCGGGCGATCTCACCGACAACGGCGCGCCCGAGGCGTACCGACGGCTGCGCACGGCCGTCGAACCGGTGGCGGCCGAACTCGGCGCGCAGGTGCTGTACGTGATGGGAAACCATGACGAGCGTGCGGCTTTCGGTGCGGAGCTGCTGGACCTCACACCCCCGATCGACACCGCGCTGCCGCACGACCGCGTCTTCGACGTCGACGGCCTGCGCGTCATCGGCCTGGACACCACCACGCCGGGGCGCCACGACGGCCGTCTCGAACCCGAGCAGCTGGCGTGGCTGACCGAGCGGTTGCGCGTCCCGGCGGCCCGGGGCAGCCTGCTGGTGCTGCACCATCCGCCGCTGCCCTCGGCCATCCCGGCCGCCGAATTCCTCAAGCTGCGCAACGCCGATCAGCTGGCCGAGGTGATCGCCGGGACCGATGTGCGCATGATCGTGTGCGGGCACAACCACATGACCGCCGCCTCCGTGCTGGCCGGTGTTCCGGTGTGGGTCGGCCCGGCACTGGCCTACCGCATCGACGCCATGGCTCCCGCCGGACGCCAACAGGGTTTCGCCGGAGCGGGTTTCACGCGGCTGGATGTGGTCGGCGCGTCGATCATCGCGACCGCGGTGGAGGCGGGCCCGGCCGCCCGGCTCTACGACAAGGCCGACACCGAGGTGCAGGAGCGGCTGGCCGCTCTCGCGGCGGAGGCCGGCTGA
- a CDS encoding ABC transporter substrate-binding protein yields the protein MKRTGPVLGMVFAACLALTSCGLSGTTATDATSTAQVPELRPDQKVSIVFESYNYGLAGAWTDTFNALIADFSKKFPNISVTAQKPQGNSPNPATDTISSIQNQMVAGHPPDVAQLGFSDLDFTVHQLGAKPLDTLFGKQAVQQNFDGDKFHYHPRARTLDDWDGHTYGVPFVFSTPVLYYNASLFTQAGLDPAKPPATWQQLADDAKAITAKTGQGGVYVDCLTKSAKDWCFQSMVRSNGGRVISDDRRTLAYADAPSVEVTRMAQDLVTSGAMPKLAQKQGYEAFARGEIGMILETSAIQGTFVAGAKDKWELRSAAMPRFGDKTPVPTNSGAGLHILTNDPAKQRAAWELIKFLTSEQSYVSIAKNIGYLPLRSEMVTDPNVLGAWANQNPLLAPNIAQLATMEPWVSMPGNDYLQIRDGMMDAVESIVFQGKDAQSTLTAARTEGAKLMPAS from the coding sequence GTGAAACGCACCGGCCCCGTCCTGGGCATGGTGTTCGCCGCCTGTCTCGCGCTGACCAGCTGCGGGCTGAGCGGTACCACCGCCACCGACGCCACGTCCACGGCCCAGGTGCCCGAACTGCGCCCCGACCAGAAGGTCTCGATCGTCTTCGAGTCCTACAACTACGGGCTCGCCGGCGCCTGGACCGATACCTTCAACGCGCTGATCGCCGACTTCTCCAAGAAGTTCCCCAATATCTCGGTGACCGCGCAGAAGCCGCAGGGCAACAGCCCCAACCCGGCCACCGACACCATCTCGAGCATCCAGAACCAGATGGTCGCCGGGCATCCGCCCGATGTCGCCCAATTGGGTTTCAGCGACCTGGATTTCACCGTTCACCAGCTCGGCGCCAAACCGCTGGACACCCTGTTCGGCAAGCAGGCGGTGCAGCAGAACTTCGACGGCGACAAATTCCACTATCACCCGCGCGCCCGCACCCTCGACGACTGGGACGGCCACACCTACGGTGTCCCGTTCGTGTTCTCGACCCCGGTGCTCTACTACAACGCGAGCCTGTTCACCCAGGCCGGGCTGGATCCGGCCAAGCCGCCGGCGACCTGGCAGCAGCTCGCCGACGACGCCAAGGCGATCACCGCGAAAACCGGTCAGGGCGGCGTCTACGTGGACTGCCTGACCAAGTCGGCCAAGGACTGGTGCTTCCAGTCCATGGTGCGCTCCAACGGCGGCCGGGTCATCTCCGACGACCGGCGCACCCTCGCCTACGCCGACGCCCCCAGCGTCGAGGTCACCAGGATGGCACAGGATCTGGTCACCTCCGGCGCCATGCCGAAGCTGGCGCAGAAGCAGGGTTACGAGGCGTTCGCGCGCGGCGAGATCGGCATGATCCTCGAGACCAGCGCCATTCAGGGCACGTTCGTGGCGGGCGCCAAGGACAAGTGGGAGCTGCGGTCGGCGGCCATGCCGCGCTTCGGCGACAAGACGCCGGTGCCCACCAATTCCGGTGCGGGCCTGCATATTCTGACCAACGATCCGGCCAAGCAGCGCGCCGCGTGGGAGCTGATCAAGTTCCTCACCAGTGAGCAGTCGTATGTGAGCATCGCCAAGAACATCGGCTATCTGCCGTTGCGCTCGGAGATGGTGACCGATCCGAACGTGCTGGGCGCCTGGGCCAACCAGAACCCGCTGCTGGCGCCGAACATCGCGCAGCTGGCCACCATGGAGCCGTGGGTTTCCATGCCGGGCAACGATTATCTGCAGATCCGCGACGGCATGATGGACGCCGTCGAGTCGATCGTGTTCCAGGGCAAGGACGCTCAGTCCACCCTCACCGCCGCCCGCACCGAGGGCGCCAAACTGATGCCGGCCTCATGA